The nucleotide sequence TTTGGTGGATAGGTGCAACTTTCGGCGTTGCCCTGTTCCTGATTGTCTCGCTGCGGAAAAAATGGGGAGAAGCTCAAATAGATTCACAAAATTCGTTAAATCAAATAAAATAGGATACAATTATTTATTATGGGGGTACCAGAAATTTCTGGTACTTCTTTTAAATTAATATAGAAAAATGAATCACGGTATGACTTTTGCTTATTTCACAATCAATAATATGACAACATCATGACAATTTCTTGATAAAAACACTACCCTGGCAGTTTTTATGTTGTAATATAGACATAAGGATGAAATCTACTATTTTAATAGAGGACTATTGATGTTACTGTGAGAATATTAACAGTTAACAACCTTTGTTGCTGTTACAATGTCAATAATCATAACTTCTACAATTGGAGTTGACACAAATGGTAAAAAACATAATAAAAGACCAATTAAATAGACCGCTCCGCGACTTGCGTATTTCTGTTATAGATCGATGCAATTTCCGCTGTCAGTATTGTATGCCTGCCGAAATATTCGGCCCGGATTTCGCGTTCTTACCTAAAAGCGAACTGTTGTCTTATGAAGAAATTGAACGTTTAGCCAAATTGTTCATAGAACTAGGGGTAGAAAAGATCAGGCTTACTGGTGGCGAGCCGTTAATGCGCAAGGATATGCCGATTCTGGTTAGAATGCTGAATGAGATCGAAGGATTGAAGGATATCGCTTTGACCACTAATGGTGTAATGCTGCCAAAATATGCAGAGGAGCTGCATGCTGCTGGTTTGAAGCGGGTCAATATCAGTCTTGACAGTTTAAAAGATGAACTGTTTGGCGAAATTAATGGCCGGAATGTTGGCGTCGGGCCAGTATTAAAAGGGATTGAAGCAGCGAAGAAAGCTGGCTTAGGCGTGAAAATCAATATGGTTATCAAAAAGGGGCTCAATGATTCTGAGATTCTTCCAATGGCAGAATTCTGCAAAAAAGAAGGTCTGGAGCTCCGTTACATTGAATACATGGATGTGGGCAGCACGAACGGCTGGAAAATGGATGATGTCATCACCAAGAAGCAGATTCACGACCTGATAAGCCAGCACTATGAATTAGAACCAGTTGATCCTGAATATTTCGGGGAAGTGGCAAAAAAATACCGATATAAAGGTACTGATATTAATGTCGGCTTCATTTCATCGGTATCAGAGTCATTCTGCTCAAGCTGCACAAGGTCACGTTTGTCTGCGAACGGGCAGATCTTCACATGCCTTTTCAACGGCAATGGCCATGATATCCGCGACTTCATGCGCGCTGGTGCTACGGATGACGAACTTCGCGCA is from Mesobacillus boroniphilus and encodes:
- the moaA gene encoding GTP 3',8-cyclase MoaA encodes the protein MVKNIIKDQLNRPLRDLRISVIDRCNFRCQYCMPAEIFGPDFAFLPKSELLSYEEIERLAKLFIELGVEKIRLTGGEPLMRKDMPILVRMLNEIEGLKDIALTTNGVMLPKYAEELHAAGLKRVNISLDSLKDELFGEINGRNVGVGPVLKGIEAAKKAGLGVKINMVIKKGLNDSEILPMAEFCKKEGLELRYIEYMDVGSTNGWKMDDVITKKQIHDLISQHYELEPVDPEYFGEVAKKYRYKGTDINVGFISSVSESFCSSCTRSRLSANGQIFTCLFNGNGHDIRDFMRAGATDDELRARITDVWNHRADRYSDERTAETVANRKKIEMSYIGG